A single genomic interval of Canis lupus dingo isolate Sandy chromosome 6, ASM325472v2, whole genome shotgun sequence harbors:
- the IL27 gene encoding interleukin-27 subunit alpha isoform X2: MGQMAGDLGWRLGLLLLSLLLARAGVWGFPRPPGRSPLSLQELRREFKVSLQLAKKLFSEVRIQAHHFAESQLPGVSLDLLPLGDQLPNVSLPFQAWHSLSDPERLCFLSMMLHPFHALLESLGSQGGWTSSEKMHLWTMRLDLRDLQRHLRFQVLAAGLSLPEEEEEEEEEEQHEERKGLLAAAPGGPSQTAVQPSWPQLLYTYQLLHSLELALARAVRDLLLLSQAGNPAPPVGHSTFGSQP; the protein is encoded by the exons ATGGGCCAGATGGCAGGAGACCTTGGCTGGC GGCTTGGCCTTTTACTGCTCTCCCTGCTCCTGGCTCGAGCTGGTGTCTGGGGATTCCCGAGACCGCCAGGGAGGTCCCCCCTGAGCCTGCAGGAGTTGCGGAGGGAGTTCAAGGTCAGCCTGCAGCTGGCCAAGAAGCTGTTCTCAGAGGTTCGGATCCAGGCCCACCACTTT GCTGAATCCCAGTTGCCAGGCGTAAGCCTGGACCTCCTGCCTCTGGGAGATCAGCTCCCCAACGTCTCCCTGCCCTTCCAGGCCTGGCACAGCCTCTCT GACCCAGAACGACTCTGTTTCCTCTCCATGATGCTTCACCCCTTCCATGCCCTCTTGGAAAGCCTGGGAAGCCAAGGGGGCTGGACTAGCTCTGAGAAGATGCACCTGTGGACCATGAGGCTGGATCTCCGGGATTTGCAGCGGCATCTCCGCTTCCAG GTGCTGGCAGCAGGACTCAGCCttcctgaggaggaggaggaggaggaggaggaggagcagcatgAGGAGAGGAAAGGGCTGCTCGCAGCGGCTCCGGGTGGCCCCTCCCAGACAGCAGTGCAGCCCTCCTGGCCTCAGCTCCTCTACACGTACCAGTTGCTGCACTCTTTGGAGCTCGCCTTGGCTCGGGCCGTGAGAGACTTGCTGTTACTCTCCCAAGCTGGAAACCCAGCCCCACCCGTGGGGCACTCCACATTTGGCTCCCAGCCCTGA
- the IL27 gene encoding interleukin-27 subunit alpha isoform X1 produces MVCSLKKDTWLTELVGGSRSSLRSACKGLGLLLLSLLLARAGVWGFPRPPGRSPLSLQELRREFKVSLQLAKKLFSEVRIQAHHFAESQLPGVSLDLLPLGDQLPNVSLPFQAWHSLSDPERLCFLSMMLHPFHALLESLGSQGGWTSSEKMHLWTMRLDLRDLQRHLRFQVLAAGLSLPEEEEEEEEEEQHEERKGLLAAAPGGPSQTAVQPSWPQLLYTYQLLHSLELALARAVRDLLLLSQAGNPAPPVGHSTFGSQP; encoded by the exons ATGGTTTGTTCACTGAAAAAAGATACTTGGCTAACAGAGTTAGTGGGGGGATCAAGATCCAGCTTGAGATCTGCTTGCAAAG GGCTTGGCCTTTTACTGCTCTCCCTGCTCCTGGCTCGAGCTGGTGTCTGGGGATTCCCGAGACCGCCAGGGAGGTCCCCCCTGAGCCTGCAGGAGTTGCGGAGGGAGTTCAAGGTCAGCCTGCAGCTGGCCAAGAAGCTGTTCTCAGAGGTTCGGATCCAGGCCCACCACTTT GCTGAATCCCAGTTGCCAGGCGTAAGCCTGGACCTCCTGCCTCTGGGAGATCAGCTCCCCAACGTCTCCCTGCCCTTCCAGGCCTGGCACAGCCTCTCT GACCCAGAACGACTCTGTTTCCTCTCCATGATGCTTCACCCCTTCCATGCCCTCTTGGAAAGCCTGGGAAGCCAAGGGGGCTGGACTAGCTCTGAGAAGATGCACCTGTGGACCATGAGGCTGGATCTCCGGGATTTGCAGCGGCATCTCCGCTTCCAG GTGCTGGCAGCAGGACTCAGCCttcctgaggaggaggaggaggaggaggaggaggagcagcatgAGGAGAGGAAAGGGCTGCTCGCAGCGGCTCCGGGTGGCCCCTCCCAGACAGCAGTGCAGCCCTCCTGGCCTCAGCTCCTCTACACGTACCAGTTGCTGCACTCTTTGGAGCTCGCCTTGGCTCGGGCCGTGAGAGACTTGCTGTTACTCTCCCAAGCTGGAAACCCAGCCCCACCCGTGGGGCACTCCACATTTGGCTCCCAGCCCTGA
- the APOBR gene encoding apolipoprotein B receptor, giving the protein MDFLRLHLPGLHQALRGALDSLSSFVSYLMGDEVPTAERKAARVAEELGEVAAGRPGKTEEKEAQDALEGLGGSQSKEDGGLRGPREAGRCQEGGSATEQTWGWEEGSSHGSQADGQDIGVREAPKAARGQGPSAHLEAREESEAESEAGQDNSSQVQESRGPSEQEVNREETLRTWEQEEEAEEVKEGKPEVAKEAESQWTWHRDPEGEVGADGQKVAGDNRESLEQQVKEAVAEEIQGSATKEAGKEEEVRVVLRGSRSMRAQDTQEPRTESEDRTALGREETRTVSGREEAWTTSGGEGDGTASGREDKEKISVGEEDRIVSGKEEDGTASDREEPRTTSGREGDETVSGGEGDTTISGRGKDETVSGRGGESITSEREEAGIASGREEEDRRALGREEDGTASGREKDDAASDWEEARTTSGGERNERISGGEGNRTITGRGKDETVSGRGEESIASEKEEAKTASGGEEAETASGREEEAETALGRGKDGIPLGWREARTTSVGKGDDLSGAKKTEYGEVSGERISEGTRKAWAFEEASGGDQEDEEDEEDEVDENREAEMRFSPKQTQALGTEDMEEASKDQTAGREATEGQGSERKVEEGFEVQADQRVIEAEGRQASVIGTVPASVEEVAQAEMAREEKEGCSAVEAESPKDKVANEAEGDADLEAAPETSSPEKEFSGERSEEEAQTVAEAQGVMSGDLEHEVTAGQEAELMAGPQTLTEQPGEGQGGEEELWGLSALSRETEENLEEDPRNMGNVKPGAPGAEVWENQRMGVEREDAQEEKAGAEEEEEEASGGQAPEEAKGAQESTLSGVLEAIGEWKKAQEAGCGAEEGEVPAPESQELGGRHGADAGTGQSLGKSDARETEDEEVEATVPWGADTTSSGDWRLEETALSLQDSEDPGASSLATEIVREMAALDGRAVGAGEGPKREAGEAWDSEGRQEAGGGEELVEAAPGENQGGPEFCLEGSAEEVTGREGQAEALEAREDEPRGEWAEVREPAVAEGSCGMDGFTSGSQVVRAERAVATVEAESLRGGQMLLEKEAVGWQMKEQGQGREGQRGDHHPEGEARRPLDVEDAEVTTDQGAEAKDIVPEGLEDGQGQEDQSTNQEPAEAKPRPHGAGGDALNSWSEAPLPGSLLDVSIPRSRVLLSRSSSLRRSRPSFRGTRAPEQQEEPPSPPSEEELAPPEQSLLQPEKPPEPSPPKPEGTPLPARRPLGRGFGLAHSGMMQELQARLRQPKP; this is encoded by the exons atGGATTTCCTTCGGCTACATCTCCCTGGGCTGCATCAGGCCTTGAGGGGAGCACTG GACTCCCTCAGCTCCTTTGTCTCCTACCTTATGGGAGATGAGGTCCCCACCGCAGAGAGGAAGGCAGCAAGGGTAGCCGAGGAACTGGGGGAGGTGGCTGCAGGAAGGCCAGGGAAGACCGAAGAGAAGGAAGCCCAGGATGCCCTGGAGGGCCTTGGAGGCAGCCAAAGCAAGGAGGATGGAGGGCTGAGAGGGCCCAGAGAGGCTGGAAGATGCCAGGAGGGAGGTTCAGCTACAGAACAGACCTGGGGTTGGGAAGAAGGCAGCTCCCATGGGTCTCAGGCAGATGGGCAGGACATTGGGGTCCGGGAGGCACCCAAGGCTGCCAGGGGCCAGGGACCAAGTGCCCACTTAGAGGCCAGAGAGGAGTCCGAGGCAGAGTCTGAGGCTGGTCAAGACAACAGCAGCCAAGTCCAGGAGAGTCGAGGGCCCAGTGAGCAGGAAGTGAACAGAGAGGAGACACTGAGAACCtgggaacaggaggaggaggcggaAGAGGTCAAGGAAGGAAAACCAGAGGTGGCAAAGGAGGCGGAGTCACAGTGGACCTGGCACAGGGACCCTGAGGGGGAGGTAGGTGCTGATGGGCAGAAAGTAGCAGGGGACAACAGGGAGTCATTAGAGCAGCAGGTCAAGGAGGCAGTTGCAGAGGAGATCCAGGGGTCTGCAACCAAAGAAgctgggaaggaagaagaggtgaGGGTGGTCCTCAGGGGCAGTCGAAGCATGAGGGCACAGGATACACAGGAGCCACGGACAGAAAGTGAGGACAGGACAGCCTTAGGCAGGGAGGAAACTAGGACAGTCTCAGGCAGGGAGGAGGCCTGGACAACctcaggtggggagggggatgggacaGCCTCAGGCAGGGAGGACAAGGAGAAAATCTCAGTGGGGGAGGAGGATAGAATAGTCTCAGGCAAGGAGGAGGATGGGACAGCCTCAGACAGGGAGGAACCCAGGACAACCTCAGGTAGGGAGGGGGATGAGACAGTctcaggtggggagggggacacgACAATCTCAGGCAGGGGGAAAGATGAGACAGTctcaggcaggggaggggagagcataACCTCAGAAAGGGAAGAAGCTGGGATAGCctcaggcagggaggaggaagataGAAGAGCCTTGGGCAGGGAGGAGGATGGGACAGcctcaggcagagagaaggaTGACGCAGCCTCAGATTGGGAGGAAGCCAGGACAACTTCTGGTGGGGAGCGCAATGAGAGGATCTCAGGTGGAGAGGGAAATAGAACAATCACAGGCAGGGGGAAAGATGAGACAGTCTcaggcaggggagaggagagcaTAGCCTCAGAAAAGGAAGAAGCCAAGACAGCCTCAGGTGGGGAAGAGGCTGAGACAGCctcaggcagggaggaggaggctgagacAGCCTTAGGTAGGGGGAAGGATGGGATACCTTTAGGCTGGAGAGAGGCCAGGACAACCTCAGTTGGGAAGGGAGATGACCTCTCAGGAGCCAAGAAGACCGAATATGGGGAAGTCTCAGGAGAAAGGATCTCAGAGGGCACCAGGAAGGCCTGGGCATTCGAGGAGGCTTCCGGGGGAGaccaggaggatgaggaggatgaggaggatgaggTGGATGAGAATAGAGAGGCTGAGATGAGGTTTTCCCCCAAACAGACCCAGGCCCTGGGAACTGAGGACATGGAAGAAGCATCTAAAGACCAGACAGCAGGGAGAGAGGCTACAGAAGGCCAGGGGTCAGAGAGGAAGGTAGAGGAAGGCTTTGAGGTCCAGGCAGATCAGAGAGTGATAGAGGCCGAGGGGAGGCAAGCCTCAGTGATCGGGACTGTTCCAGCCAGTGTGGAGGAGGTGGCGCAGGCAGAGATGgctagagaggagaaagagggttGCTCGGCAGTAGAGGCTGAGTCGCCCAAGGACAAAGTGGCAAATGAGGCTGAAGGGGATGCTGACCTGGAGGCAGCCCCAGAGACCAGCAGTCCTGAGAAGGAGTTCAGCGGAGAGAGGAGCGAGGAGGAGGCTCAGACAGTTGCAGAAGCACAGGGGGTGATGTCGGGTGACCTTGAGCATGAGGTCACTGCAGGCCAGGAAGCTGAGCTGATGGCAGGCCCCCAGACCCTGACAGAGCAGCCTGGGGAAGGACAGGGGGGTGAGGAAGAGCTCTGGGGCCTTTCAGCCTTgagcagagagacagaagagaaccTGGAAGAAGATCCCAGGAACATGGGAAATGTAAAGCCTGGTGCCCCTGGGGCAGAAGTCTGGGAGAACCAGAGAATGGGTGTGGAGAGAGAGGATGCCCAGGAAGAAAAAGCAGGtgctgaagaggaggaggaggaggcttcaGGAGGCCAGGCACCAGAGGAGGCCAAGGGAGCCCAAGAGTCTACCCTCTCAGGTGTCCTGGAGGCAATCGGGGAGTGGAAGAAAGCCCAGGAAGCAGGGtgtggagcagaggagggagaggtccCTGCACCAGAGAGCCAAGAGCTGGGTGGAAGGCACGGGGCAGATGCAGGGACAGGTCAGTCACTGGGAAAGTCAGATGCCAGAGAAACAGAGGATGAGGAGGTGGAGGCCACAGTGCCCTGGGGGGCAGACACAACATCCAGTGGAGACTGGAGGCTGGAGGAGACTGCTCTGAGCCTCCAGGACAGCGAGGACCCAGGGGCCAGTTCTTTAGCTACTGAGATAGTGAGGGAGATGGCAGCTCTGGATGGAAGGGCTGTTGGAGCTGGGGAAGGGCCCAAAAGAGAGGCTGGGGAAGCTTGGGACTcagaagggaggcaggaggctgggggaggcgaAGAACTGGTAGAGGCTGCACCAGGAGAAAACCAAGGTGGGCCGGAGTtttgcctggagggctcagcggaGGAGGTGACTGGCAGAGAAGGCCAAGCAGAGGCTTTGGAGGCCAGAGAGGATGAGCCCAGGGGAGAGTGGGCTGAGGTCAGGGAACCTGCAGTGGCAGAAGGAAGCTGTGGGATGGATGGCTTTACCTCAGGCTCCCAGGTGGTGAGGGCAGAGAGGGCTGTGGCCACTGTGGAGGCTGAGAGCCTCCGAGGAGGGCAGATGCTATTGGAAAAGGAGGCTGTGGGATGGCAGATGAAGGAGCAGGggcaaggcagggaggggcagcgtGGAGACCACCACCCTGAGGGAGAGGCACGAAGGCCCCTTGATGTGGAGGATGCTGAGGTGACTACAGACCAGGGAGCAGAAGCCAAGGACATTGTTCCAGAAGGCCTGGAGGATGGCCAGGGCCAGGAGGACCAGTCAACAAACCAGGAGCCTGCAGAGGCCAAGCCTAGGCCGCATGGGGCCGGAGGGGATGCCCTCAACAGCTGGAGCGAG GCCCCGCTCCCTGGGTCTCTCCTGGACGTGTCTATCCCCCGGAGCCGTGTCCTCCTGTCTCGCAGCTCCTCGCTGCGACGCTCCCGGCCCTCTTTCCGTGGGACCCGAGCcccagagcagcaggaagagCCTCCCAGCCCCCCATCTGAGGAAGAGCTGGCACCTCCTGAGCAGAGCCTTCTCCAGCCAGAGAAACCCCCAGAGCCAAGTCCCCCAAAGCCTGAAGGGACCCCACTGCCAGCCAGAAGGCCCCTGGGACGTGG GTTTGGCCTGGCACACTCCGGCATGATGCAGGAACTGCAAGCCCGACTGCGCCAACCGAAACCCTAG
- the CLN3 gene encoding battenin, protein MGGCAGSRRRLLDSEEEETAPEPRPPRSYHKGALWKNVMGFWLLGLCNNFSYVVMLSAAHDILSHQRASGNQSHVDPDPPPTAHNSSSRFDCNSVSTAAVLLADILPTLIIKLLAPLGLHLLPYSPRVLVSGICAAGSFILVAFSHSVGTSLCGVVLASISSGVGEVTFLSLTAFYPRAVISWWSSGTGGAGLMGALSYLGLTQAGLSPQHTLLSMLGIPALMLASYFFLLTSPEPQDPGGEEEAETSARQPLIDSETPESKPDSSSNLSLQERWTVFKGLLWYIVPLVLVYFAEYFINQGLFELLFFRNTSLNHAQQYRWYQMLYQAGVFVSRSSLHCCRIRFTWVLALLQCLNLAFLLVDVWFSFLPSIYLVFLIILYEGLLGGAAYVNTFHNIALETSDQHREFAMAAACISDTLGISLSGLLALPLHDFLCHLS, encoded by the exons ATGGGAGGTTGTGCGGGCTCGCGGCGGCGCCTTTTGGATTCGGAGG AGGAGGAGACCGCCCCGGAACCTCGGCCCCCTCGGTCTTACCATAAGGGAGCCCTTTGGAAGAACGTGATGGGTTTCTG GCTCCTGGGCCTTTGCAACAACTTCTCTTATGTGGTGATGCTCAGCGCTGCCCATGACATCCTTAGCCACCAGAGGGCATCTGGGAACCAGAGCCAT GTGGACCCAGACCCTCCGCCTACTGCCCACAATAGCTCATCTCGATTTGACTGCAACTCTGTCTCCACGGCT GCAGTGCTCCTGGCAGacatcctccccaccctcatcaTCAAACTGCTAGCTCCCCTTGGTCTGCATCTGCTGCCCTACAG CCCCCGAGTTCTTGTCAGTGGGATTTGTGCCGCTGGAAGCTTCATCCTGGTTGCCTTTTCTCATTCAGTGGGGACCAGCCTGTGTG GTGTGGTCTTGGCTAGCATCTCGTCAGGTGTGGGAGAGGTCACCTTCCTCTCACTCACTGCCTTCTACCCCAG GGCTGTGATCTCCTGGTGGTCCTCAGGAACTGGGGGAGCAGGACTGATGGGAGCATTgtcctatctgggcctcacccaggctgGCCTCTCCCCTCAGCACACCCTACTGTCCATGCTGGGTATCCCCGCCCTGATGCTGGCCAG CTATTTCTTTTTGCTCACATCTCCTGAGCCCCAGGACCCCGGaggggaagaagaggcagagacatcagcgCGGCAGCCCCTGATAGACAGTGAAACCCCAGAGTCGAAGCCAG ACTCCAGCTCAAACCTCTCCCTTCAGGAAAGGTGGACTGTGTTCAAG GGCTTGCTATGGTACATTGTCCCCTTGGTCCTAGTTTACTTTGCGGAGTATTTCATCAATCAGGGGCTG TTCGAGCTCCTGTTCTTCCGGAACACATCCCTGAATCATGCTCAGCAGTATCGCTG GTACCAGATGCTCTACCAGGCTGGCGTCTTTGTTTCCCGTTCTTCTCTCCATTGCTGTCGCATCCGTTTCACATGGGTCCTGGCCCTGCTGCAG TGCCTCAACCTGGCCTTCCTGCTGGTGGACGTGTGGTTCAGCTTCCTGCCCAGCATCTACCTCGTCTTCCTGATCATTCTGTATGAGGGGCTCCTCGGAGGTGCTGCCTATGTGAACACCTTCCACAACATTGCCCTGGAG ACAAGTGACCAGCACCGGGAATTTGCCATGGCAGCTGCCTGTATCTCCGACACTTTGGGAATCTCCCTGTCAGGgctcctggccctgcctctgcACGACTTCCTTTGTCACCTGTCTTGA